In a single window of the Papaver somniferum cultivar HN1 chromosome 8, ASM357369v1, whole genome shotgun sequence genome:
- the LOC113302155 gene encoding 12-oxophytodienoate reductase 1-like has protein sequence MESTKERQDNAMERIPLKNPSKMGKFQLSHRVVLAQLGRLRSYGYLPKLHAVLYYSQRTTYGEFLTSKATAISETSLGYIFSLYFRTPRIWTKEQVEAWKPIVNDVHEKGGIFTVRYGMWEEFCLILSYTIIKKNPTFRTSTVFGRPKTI, from the exons atggaatcaacaaaagAAAGACAAGATAATGCAATGGAGAGAATACCTCTAAAGAATCCATCCAAGATGGGGAAGTTTCAGCTTTCTCACAGAGTTGTATTGGCACAGTTAGGAAGGTTAAGATCTTACGGTTACCTTCCGAAACTACATGCCGTCTTGTACTACTCTCAGAGAACCACATATGGTGAATTTCTCACTTCAAAAGCCACTGCAATATCTGAAACTTCTCTCGG GTATATTTTTAGCCTTTATTTTAGAACGCCTAGAATTTGGACCAAGGAACAAGTGGAAGCATGGAAACCAATTGTGAACGATGTCCATGAAAAGGGCGGAATATTTACTGTCAGATATGGCATGTGGGAAGAGTTTTGTCTAATCTTATCTTATACTATAATAAAGAAAAACCCGACATTTCGAACATCAACAGTTTTTGGTCGTCCGAAAACAATATGA